A window of the Apodemus sylvaticus chromosome 15, mApoSyl1.1, whole genome shotgun sequence genome harbors these coding sequences:
- the C15H21orf91 gene encoding protein EURL homolog isoform X2, translating to MCSGCGVNGLPSLGFGASGSSPGVPKSNLLHTKSLRGHKDCFEKYHLIANQDCSRSKLSKSTYEGVKTILSKKINWIVQYAQNKNMDLDSECSKTSQHHLFNFRHKPETKLLPQFDSQVPKYSAKGLAGNAGGIASYTQRILEHGEETDFRLGILEDADSLWTHSRNQTQKTEETSSGPEGNVQTQNPHYSREDLNSMTLAEVVQLSTKLQQQIQEVFEELTHQVQEKDSLASELHVRHVAIEQLLKNCSKLPCLQVGRTGPRSHLPMNH from the exons GGGTGCCCAAGTCTAATCTTTTACACACCAAGTCGCTGAGAGGCCATAAAGACTGCTTTGAAAAGTACCACTTAATTGCAAACCAGGACTGCTCTCGCTCCAAGCTGTCCAAAAGTACATAcgaaggagttaaaaccatcctgAGTAAGAAGATAAACTGGATTGTGCAGTATgcccaaaataaaaatatggattTGGATTCCGAGTGTTCCAAAACTTCCCAGCATCACCTGTTCAATTTCAGGCATAAGCCAGAGACGAAATTACTCCCACAGTTTGACTCTCAGGTGCCGAAGTACTCAGCAAAGGGGTTAGCCGGAAATGCAGGCGGCATCGCAAGCTATACACAAAGAATCCTGGAGCACGGGGAAGAGACGGACTTCAGGCTGGGCATTTTGGAAGATGCGGATTCATTGTGGACTCACAGTCGCAACcagacacagaaaacagaagagacaAGCTCTGGTCCAGAGGGGAATGTCCAGACCCAGAATCCACATTACAGCCGAGAAGATC TGAATTCGATGACTCTCGCTGAAGTAGTGCAACTGAGTACAAAGCTCCAACAGCAAATCCAGG AAGTGTTTGAAGAGTTAACCCACCAGGTGCAAGAAAAAGACTCTCTGGCGTCGGAACTCCACGTCCGTCACGTGGCCATCGAACAGCTCCTCAAGAACTGCTCCAAGTTACCGTGCCTCCAAGTGGGGCGGACGGGACCGCGGTCACACCTGCCCATGAACCACTGA